A stretch of bacterium DNA encodes these proteins:
- a CDS encoding tetratricopeptide repeat protein: MNNKKLMFGIILIAIVLIGGLFAYQRYTLRAPTTSVVPTEVVDSFNKGDLNKAIEVSTNTLRSDPNNIATLIALSLSWAQKGSTEFKEKEYGQKALDYAKEALKLDPTSVKAYIALGYATEIMSNFPGAIDAYSSAISLDSNSSSAYVHRGHAYDLSGDLKSAEIDYLRADSLDTTNLDVKMNLGRLYSRQSKVEEAKKQFLLVTSFADNTRIRSEAYYDLSFLALSSTSTKAIDNAFAYASSSISTDPTYPQAYVAMGNAYMLKGDYVKALEMLNKSLSMYPNLSYAMGLIANIYGKQGDVDLAIKNYEAQKAAALVDIGLMNNDRPIVISRADMNEAYTYAENNKKEEAASKLKEIIANSKDPGSDIGIFIVLSDTGPYGRLKNLSNYKPFTDLVSQFKNKIKSGFKVSNTQIKPVSLLEKIIGYFNFKKVNASANVAGLCKTGVVNNGGFIYYTNPGGYDGSPLAVATCELMRNYVNGNVDYDYATAFANLNALVLSYHASIGASYSLSEDGSYVGCANGVGAAFQAAPPSPSGAGVSCSTDGRAANLAWVNPSGYDTVYIRIVDKTIHPTVTMGADFSASNHNWIDSYTGSSYSSAVVPDHTYMWWIHTRDTKTGFWSALVGGEFNCTPAPVVTTGGSLALSCKADAVAVSTDVTYEATPYNASSTVSYKWYKDGTLLSGNNSPLLTTYGYDTSGIHTSVSVSAVDSAYPEVIAQASCSVKVGCTDSRPKDTCTEGTQTNYSCVGNSWIPTKTIVGTCSSEFTNLGSDLKVIPAISIVTFKFRSNIVPVGGKCPLYLDAQNVKSCSLINKSGQVSVPVTSLPVVDNNIKLDGQVSISVGTHTLKCVGLGDKAIEIPVGVKTCYSSPNYGEN, encoded by the coding sequence ATGAATAATAAAAAATTGATGTTCGGCATAATTTTGATTGCAATAGTTCTTATAGGAGGACTGTTTGCTTATCAAAGATATACATTAAGAGCTCCAACTACCTCAGTTGTACCAACTGAGGTAGTTGATTCTTTTAATAAGGGTGATTTAAATAAAGCTATTGAGGTTTCAACTAATACCCTAAGGTCTGACCCAAATAATATTGCAACACTAATTGCACTTTCCTTATCATGGGCACAAAAAGGAAGTACAGAATTCAAGGAAAAAGAGTATGGCCAAAAAGCTTTAGATTATGCAAAGGAAGCACTGAAGCTTGACCCAACTAGTGTTAAGGCTTACATCGCTCTTGGTTATGCAACAGAAATCATGAGTAATTTTCCTGGGGCAATAGATGCGTATTCTAGTGCTATATCTTTGGATTCAAATAGTAGTAGTGCTTATGTCCATAGAGGTCATGCTTATGATTTATCTGGAGATCTAAAATCTGCTGAGATTGACTATCTAAGGGCAGACAGTTTAGATACAACTAATCTAGATGTTAAAATGAATCTAGGTAGACTTTATTCAAGGCAGAGTAAGGTTGAAGAAGCTAAAAAACAATTTCTTTTAGTCACTTCTTTTGCTGATAATACAAGAATTAGATCTGAGGCTTATTATGATTTAAGTTTCCTTGCTTTAAGCTCAACCTCAACTAAGGCTATAGATAATGCATTCGCATATGCCTCAAGTTCAATTTCTACAGATCCAACATATCCACAAGCTTATGTTGCAATGGGTAATGCCTATATGTTGAAAGGTGATTATGTAAAAGCCCTTGAGATGTTGAATAAGTCTCTTTCTATGTACCCCAACCTTTCATATGCAATGGGCTTAATTGCAAACATATATGGAAAACAAGGCGATGTAGATCTAGCTATAAAGAATTATGAAGCTCAGAAAGCAGCAGCTCTTGTTGATATTGGTTTAATGAATAACGATAGACCTATTGTTATTTCTAGGGCTGATATGAATGAGGCATATACTTATGCTGAAAATAATAAAAAAGAAGAGGCCGCATCAAAACTAAAAGAAATTATTGCCAATAGTAAGGACCCTGGATCAGATATCGGGATTTTTATTGTTTTATCAGATACAGGTCCTTATGGTAGATTAAAAAATCTCTCAAACTATAAACCATTTACTGATCTAGTTAGTCAGTTTAAGAATAAAATAAAATCTGGATTCAAAGTCTCAAACACACAAATAAAACCTGTCTCATTATTAGAAAAAATTATTGGTTATTTTAATTTCAAAAAAGTAAATGCTTCAGCAAATGTTGCTGGCCTGTGTAAAACTGGAGTAGTAAATAATGGTGGTTTTATTTACTATACTAATCCTGGTGGATATGACGGGTCTCCTCTGGCTGTAGCTACCTGTGAATTAATGAGAAATTATGTAAATGGCAATGTTGATTATGATTATGCTACTGCATTTGCCAATCTTAACGCTTTAGTGCTGTCATATCACGCAAGTATAGGTGCATCATATTCACTTAGTGAAGATGGATCGTATGTTGGTTGTGCAAATGGAGTTGGTGCTGCGTTTCAAGCTGCTCCTCCGTCTCCATCTGGAGCTGGAGTCTCATGTTCAACAGATGGAAGAGCAGCTAATTTAGCTTGGGTTAATCCGAGTGGCTACGATACTGTCTATATTCGAATAGTTGATAAAACTATTCACCCTACAGTTACTATGGGTGCAGATTTTTCTGCTTCAAACCACAATTGGATTGACAGTTATACAGGTAGTTCTTATTCTTCTGCAGTAGTACCTGATCATACTTATATGTGGTGGATTCACACAAGAGATACTAAGACTGGATTTTGGAGTGCTTTGGTAGGAGGTGAATTCAACTGTACACCCGCTCCTGTAGTGACTACTGGTGGTTCATTAGCTCTTTCGTGTAAGGCTGATGCTGTTGCGGTAAGTACAGATGTAACGTATGAGGCAACACCATACAATGCCTCAAGTACGGTTTCATATAAGTGGTATAAGGATGGAACTCTTCTGTCCGGCAATAACAGTCCTCTTCTTACAACATATGGTTATGATACATCAGGTATTCATACATCAGTCAGTGTAAGTGCTGTTGACAGTGCTTATCCTGAAGTAATTGCTCAGGCCTCATGTAGTGTAAAAGTTGGTTGTACAGATTCTAGACCAAAGGATACATGTACAGAAGGAACTCAAACTAATTATTCTTGTGTTGGAAATAGCTGGATACCTACAAAAACAATCGTTGGTACTTGTTCCTCAGAGTTCACAAACTTAGGTTCTGACCTAAAGGTTATACCAGCTATATCGATAGTTACATTCAAATTTAGATCTAACATTGTCCCCGTTGGAGGAAAATGCCCGTTGTATTTGGATGCACAAAATGTTAAGTCATGTAGTCTGATAAATAAATCTGGCCAGGTTTCTGTTCCTGTAACATCATTACCTGTAGTTGATAACAATATAAAGCTTGATGGACAAGTATCTATATCAGTCGGTACACACACACTTAAATGCGTTGGGTTGGGTGATAAAGCAATAGAAATACCGGTTGGTGTTAAGACTTGTTATTCAAGTCCAAATTATGGTGAAAATTAA